From a region of the Micropterus dolomieu isolate WLL.071019.BEF.003 ecotype Adirondacks linkage group LG21, ASM2129224v1, whole genome shotgun sequence genome:
- the LOC123959619 gene encoding protein neuralized yields the protein MMKESDNENSVVGSERSLRCGLSCLGPLTFYSQAVGDNVRLSQGCRLAERTGKTFRNGLVFISRPVKVQERIRLRVEKDLMNCQGALRVGFTNVPPSARSQPLPDMAIPNLTDIYGHWAAPVHESYCQAGSELEFWVSNGGSLYITSNNIRQHKLLTGVDLSKPLWAMIDIYGQTCSIFLLGSDKRELFRTRRSCPAPERPTSLDVDIPSRMTPAVSNLHGNSEQCISCLDMEVPAVVGSERSLRCGLSCLGPLTFHSQAVGDNVRLSQGCRLAERRGKTFRNGLVFSSRPVKVQERIRLRVEKDLMNCQGALRVGFTNVPPSARSQPLPDMAIPNLTDIYGHWAAPVHESYCQAGSELEFWVSNGGSLYITSNNIRQHKLLTGVDLSKPLWAMIDIYGQTCSIFLLGSEKRELFRTRRSCPAPERPTSLDVDIPSRMTPAVSNLHGNSEQCISCLDMEVPAGESSTMSCVVCMAKEARITLPCGHRCLCDRCAPKVCQQFGTCPLCRRDI from the exons ATGATGAAGGAGAGTGACAACGAGAACTCTG TTGTTGGGTCAGAGAGGTCACTCCGGTGTGGCCTGTCCTGCCTCGGTCCTCTGACCTTCTACTCTCAGGCTGTGGGAGACAATGTGCGCCTGAGCCAGGGGTGTCGACTCGCAGAGAGGACGGGGAAGACGTTCAGGAACGGCCTGGTGTTCATTAGCCGCCCAGTGAAGGTCCAGGAGAGGATTCGTCTGAGGGTGGAGAAGGATTTGATGAACTGCCAAGGAGCTCTGCGTGTGGGCTTCACCAACGTGCCACCTTCAGCCAGATCTCAGCCTCTGCCCGACATGGCCATCCCCAACCTCACTGACATCTACGGGCACTGGGCTGCTCCCGTGCATGAATCCTACTGCCAAGCAGGTTCAGAGCTGGAGTTCTGGGTTTCCAATGGAGGCTCCTTATACATTACTAGCAACAACATCAGGCAGCACAAACTACTGACAGGAGTGGATCTGAGCAAGCCGCTGTGGGCCATGATAGACATCTACGGACAGACGTGCTCCATTTTCCTTCTGG GCTCAGACAAAAGGGAGCTGTTTCGCACCAGAAGGTCCTGTCCTGCACCTGAACGCCCCACCTCACTGGATGTTGACATTCCCAGCAGGATGACTCCTGCTGTGTCGAACCTCCATGGAAACAGCGAGCAATGCATCTCCTGTCTTGACATGGAAGTCCCAGCAG TTGTTGGGTCAGAGAGGTCACTCCGGTGTGGCCTGTCCTGCCTCGGTCCTCTGACCTTCCACTCTCAGGCTGTGGGAGACAATGTGCGCCTGAGCCAGGGGTGTCGACTCgcagagaggagggggaagacGTTCAGGAACGGCCTGGTGTTCAGCAGCCGCCCAGTGAAGGTCCAGGAGAGGATTCGTCTGAGGGTGGAGAAGGATTTGATGAACTGCCAAGGAGCTCTGCGTGTGGGCTTCACCAACGTGCCACCTTCAGCCAGATCTCAGCCTCTGCCTGACATGGCCATCCCCAACCTCACTGACATCTACGGGCACTGGGCTGCTCCCGTGCATGAATCCTACTGCCAAGCAGGTTCAGAGCTGGAGTTCTGGGTTTCCAATGGAGGCTCCTTATACATTACTAGCAACAACATCAGGCAGCACAAACTACTGACAGGAGTGGATCTGAGCAAGCCGCTGTGGGCCATGATAGACATCTACGGACAGACGTGCTCCATTTTCCTTCTGG GCTCAGAGAAAAGGGAGCTGTTTCGCACCAGAAGGTCCTGTCCTGCACCTGAACGCCCCACCTCACTGGATGTTGACATTCCCAGCAGGATGACTCCTGCTGTGTCGAACCTCCATGGAAACAGCGAGCAATGCATCTCCTGTCTTGACATGGAAGTCCCAGCAG GTGAAAGCAGCACAATGTCCTGTGTGGTGTGCATGGCAAAAGAGGCCAGAATCACTCTGCCCTGTGGCCACAGGTGTTTGTGTGACCGCTGCGCCCCCAAGGTCTGCCAGCAGTTTGGCACCTGCCCGCTATGTCGACGGGACATCTGA